From Campylobacter pinnipediorum subsp. caledonicus:
GCTTAAGTGAGTCTGATACTTGATTTTCATTTTTTATCTGTGAAAATATCCAAGGATTTCCGATACTAGCTCTGCCTATCATAATCCCGTCAGCATCTGTTATATCTAGTACTTGTTTGTAGTTATCAAAGCTAATGTCGCCATTTGCTATAACTGGAATTTTAACACTTCTTCTGGCTCTAGCTATGGCTTCATAATCTACATCTTGCGTATATCCACCGGCTCTAGTTCTTCCGTGAATAGCTATATAATCAGCTCCAGCTTCTTCACAGGCTTTTGCTATTTTTTCTGGTATTTTTTCATTAAAACCAAGTCTTACTTTAACACTAGTTGTTTTTTTATTTGATCTGTTTTTAATGATTTCAACAACTTTTTTTAAATGATCAAGATCTTGCAAAAGTGCTGAGCCACTTTTTTGCCTTACTACTTTTGGCACAGGACAGCCGCAATTTAAATCAATTCCATCAATTCCATCAATTTTATTTAAAATTTCAACAGCCTTTTTTACCACATCCAAATCAGTCCCAGCTATTTGAACTATATACGGATCTTCTAATGGTGATTTTTGTATCATTCTTAATGTTTTTGAGTTTTCATAAACCAAAGCATTAGAACTTATCATCTCACTAACTGTAACATCGCAACCAAATTGCTTAACAACCTCCCTTAATGGAAGGTCAGAAAAGCCAGCTAAAGGAGCTAAAAATAATACTTTTTTACTAAAATCAATCATTTAAAAAACAGTTCGCTTGAAATATTTTTATTGTTCTCTTTTAAAAATAAAAGTATTTTTATCTCAGCAAAATCATCAGCGTCAGTGCCTTGTAAATACTCTCTTAATTCATCCAATAAAACAAGTTCATAAAGCACATACAAATATGCCTTTGTAGCATTTTGATGATCATGCTTTATCTTTTCAAACATGCTTTTATATGATTCTGGTTTTAACTTAGTTTTTAAAATCATAGCTGCTTTTAGGTATTGCTCTTGATTAATACCTTGATTGTTTAAAATTTCATAAATTTCATCTGATGTCATATTTATATCATCATCACAATATCTTTGAAGAACATTTACAATATAATCTGTTTCTTTACTATTTAGCATATATCTTCTTATATCAGCAAAGCTTCCGCATTCTATTAATTTATTTAAAGCTGCTGCATCAATAAGGTCATTAAAACTATCTCGTTTTAAAATTTCCAAATAATAATCTTTTAATTTTTCAATCTTATTTAGTTCATTTTGTATAAACAAAGGATTATCTTTTGAAAGTCTATATTTTTTAAGATCAACTATTTCTCCAGCTTTTACTGATTTTACATTTTTTATAACCGTATCTAGCTCAGGATTATCAATCTCAATATTTTTATACAACCCCCAAGGAGATAATATTCTAGCTACAGCTGAAGAAGTTTTATGAAATTCTGTTCTAAATTCTTTATTACTAGGTAGTGCTAAAAATATCTCTTTAACAAACTCATTATAAAGACTTGTATCTCTTTTTATAAAATGTTTATATCTATAAAAGCCGATACTATGATAAAATATATGCAATGTAGCCAATACAGCAAATAAAGCTACAGGCAAAACAAACCAAATTGCTATTGGCAACTCAAGATTGTAGCTAAATACATTAATACTATAATTACCGTTGTTTAAAACATAAACTATAGCTGCAACTAGCAACAAATATATAAAAGAATACGCAATAAATGATCTAGTCTTCATAATCAAACTCCTTTATTTTGTAGATGTTTTTTCAACTATCTCTCTACAAGATATACAATACCTAGCATGAGGCTTAGCCTTGAGCCTAGCAATAGAAATATCTTCTTCGCACATTTCGCATATACCATATGTTTTATTAAAAATCTTACTTAAAGATCTATCTATTTCATCAAGCTCAAATTTTTGTTTTGAAGAGATAGATTGTTCTATTAATTCATCTGTATTTATAGATGCTATATCCATCTCATCACTAACGCCACTACCACGCAAACCATGAACCTCTTGGACAGCATCTGATATATTTTTCTTAATTTGCCATTTTCTATCTTCAAGCATTTTTTTAAAATAATCTAAATCATTTTGAGTCATCTATTTCCTTATTTATGATATGGGTGATTTGCTTTTATACAAAGACCTCTAAAAATTTGTTCAAACAAAACAAGTTTTGCTATCTTATGAGCCATAGTAAGCTTACTTAATCTAATAACTAAATTTGACTTGGACTTAAACTCTTCGCTTAATCCATAAGCGCCACCTATAAAAAATTTTATATCTGAATTTTGATCAAAAATCTTAGCAAATTCCTTGCTAGTAAATTCCTTTCCTCTTTCATCAAGAGATACACAAAAACCTCTCATGCTTGGTAAATAAATATCATCATAGGCCTTATAAGCCTCTTTTTGTCCTATGCTTTGGGCTTTTGCAATTTTGTCATTAAAAATTATATTATCATTTATTTTTGCATATTTTGATGACATTTTAATATAAGAGTCTATCTCTTCTTCAAAATTACCAAAACGACTTTTTTGTATACTAAAAACTGAAATTTCCACCAAAATATCCTAATTTTTAATGCTTCTAATTATCCTAAATTTCATCATTCTTGCAAAGCAAATCTATTATATCGCTTAAATATTTTTTATGCTCACTTCTAGGAACTATTGCATCAATCAAACCATGTTCTAATAAAAACTCAGCCCTTTGAAAGCCTTCTGGCAAATCAGCACCTATAGTTTGCTTAATAACTCTTTGACCAGCAAATCCTATAAGGGCTCCTGGTTCTGCTATGATTATATCTCCAAGCCAAGCAAAAGATGCACTAACTCCACCCATAGTAGGATCTGTTAATATGGAAATATATGGAACTTTGGCCTCATCCAGTAACTTCAAAGCAGCAGAAGTCTTTGACATTTGCATTAGCGAAAATGTGCTTTCTTGCATTCTAGCACCACCAGATGCGCTAACTATAACAAGTGGTTCTCTTTTCTCTAAAGCTCTTTTTATAGCTCTAACTATCTTTTCACCTTCAACTGATGCCAAAGAGCCACCCATAAAAGAAAAATCAAACACCACAAGCTGTATGTTGTGACCGCCACATTTAGCCTCTCCAGATATCACAGAGCTAAAACGACCAGTTTTATCTTCGCCTTCTAATATTCGCTTTTTATAAGATTTTTTATCTACAAATTTAAGCGGATCTACCGGTTTTAGCTTGGAATCAAACTCAACAAATGTATCTTCATCACATATCAAATTTATTCTATCGTGCGGATTTAATCTCATATGATAATTACATTTTGGACAAACATTATAAGAAGATTGAACCTCTTTATAATACATAAGAGCACCGCAATGATCACACTTAACCCAATGGCTAGGAGCCTCTTTTGGGTCTGGCTGTGTCTTTCTTATTTTAGAAAATATATCAATAAAACTCATATTTACAACCTAACTTTATTAAAGAAAATTGTCCGATTATATCCTAAATTTTCTTATCTTTACTTGTATTTTTCAATTTTATAAATTTTAAACCTCAAAAACATGCCTTAAAATCTCATCTTTTTTATCTATAAATTCTTTGCTTATGCATATAAAAAACGGACTTTTTAATTTTGTAACACTATAAGTCATTGGCTCTTTTGTATAAACATCGATAGCAATTCCACCACAAGATCTCATCAAAGCATCTCCAGCACAATTATCCCAAATGCTACTAGGTCCCATTCTTAGATAAATACCACTAGTTTCAGCCAAACGACAAAACTTTATAGCCGAGCCAAGTTTTTGTGGTCTAAAACCGAGCTTATTCGCCAAAGAATTATGCTTTATGTCATCTGACTGATGGCTAGCATAAACAATGCCCTTATCACAGACAATTTCATTTAAATTTATTACGCTATTAACTTTATAATTATTGTCTAATTTTTCTTTAAATGCACCGTTTTCACTACCATAAAAAAGCTCATTCGTCATTGGTATAAATATCACGCCTAGTATTGGAGTAAAGTTTTTCACCAAAGATATACAAATACAAAACTCACTACTTTTTTCTATAAAACCACTTGTTCCATCAAGTGGATCTATAAGCCAAAACATATCTGAGTTGTTTGTTAAAATTTTCTCTTCCGAACAAATAGGAATTTTAGTTTGTTCAAGTATTTTGAAGATAATGTTATTAGAGGCAATATCCGCTGTTGTTACAGGAGATTTGTCTTTTTTTAAACTTACTTCAAAATCATTATAATGTCTTAAAATTTCAAACCCGGCATTTATAGCTGCTTGCTTTGCTAAAAAAAGCAACTCATCTTGGTGCTTTATCTGTATCTCCTATGTATAATTGTCTTGGTCTAACTATCTTTATAGTATCTTGTTCTTTAAGTTCCATCCACTGGCTTATCCAACCAGGAGTTCTTCCTATAACAAAAATAACAGCAAACATATCATTTGGAATTCCAAGTGCTTTTAGAATAAGCCCAGAATGAAAATCAACATTTGGATAAAGGTTTCTTGAAACAAAATACTCATCGCTTAAAACTATCTCTTCTATTTTATTTGCTACCTTTATAAGTTCTGAGTTTATACCTATCTCATCTATAAGCTCATCTCTCATTGTCTTTAAAACTTTGGCACGAGGATCAAAATTCTTATAAACTCTATGCCCAAATCCCATAAGCCTAAAAGGATCGTTTTTGTCTTTAGCTCTTGCGATATACTTATCAACATTTTCAACACTACCTATCTCTTCCAGCTGTCTTATAACGCCTTCGTTAGCACCACCATGAGCCCAGCCCCACAATGCCCCTATTCCTGCTGATATACATGCGTATGGATGAGCATGAGTTGAACCAACTGTTCTAACAGTTGTTGTAGAGGCGTTTTGTTCGTGATCTGCGTGAAGCATAAAAACAGTATCTAAAGCCTTAATTTCAATAGGTTTTAAATCAACATGTTCGTAAGGATAAGCACGCATCATATATAAAAAATTTTCAGTAAATCCTCTGTCTAAATTCGGATATATAATAGGATATCCTCTTGAAAAACGATAACTAAAAGCAGCAATAGTTGGTATTTTTGCTATTATCCTCATAGCCATCTCTCTATACTCCTCTGGTTTATCCATATTTAAATGATCAGCATAAAAAGCAGAAAGAGCTGAAACAGAGGCTTGTAAGATAGCCATAGGATGAGCTTTACTTGGAAAAGCATCAAAAATTTTCATCATACCTTCATGTATATATGATCTTTTTTTAAGCTCATACCTAAAGTTATCGAACTCATCTTTAGTTGGTAATTTTTTATTTAAAAGCAAATAAGCGACATCTAAAAATGTTTTATTTTTAGCAAGATAGGCTATGTCATAGCCTCTATACATCAACTCACCTTTTAAACCATCTATATAAGTTATGCTAGAACGGCACATAGCTGTAGATGTATAACCACGGTCAAAAGTAAACATGCCTGTTTTGGAAAAGAATGATGATATATCTATCGCATCAGGACCTTTTGTCCCTTTTAATATATCAAATTCATAACTTTTACCATTTCTGTTGTCAATAAGAGTCGCTGTATTTTTCATGCTAAAACCTTTTTCTCTGTTTTTTGTTTTGTGTTGGCTATGATTTTTATACACACAAGCATAATTATAGCCTGAAGTAAGCTAGCAAGTATAAAAGATGAGTAATTTTCATCACTTATATTGCCTGCACTGTGTGCTATGGTAGCAAATGCAACTAAAAGCGTAAGCGGCATAGACTGAGAAAGTGAATACAAAATCATATCTTTAAAACTTAATATTCTTACAAATACCAAACTCGCAACAATGCGACAAATAAGCATTAAAAAAACAATAAAAAAGGCATATGTAACAACTGAACCTATAAGCAAATTATTAAGCTTTAGTGTTGTTCCTATATAAACAAAAAATATAGGAACTAAAAATCCAAATCCAAAACTACCAAGCTTATGTGGTAAATCTTTTTTATGATCAAAAAAGGTTGCTATAAACATACCTGCTATAAAAACACCAAATGCTATTTCAAGTTTTAGATATATCATGAGTGCTATCATTGCAAAAAACAGTGCTATGCTTAGTCTTATGTCTTTTTCGTTTTTATCATAATGAGGCATAAATATCACTTTTAAGTTTGGATACCACCAAAAAATAACAACCAATAACTTATATCCAATAGAACTAATAAGCAAAAACCCAATCAAATAAATAATGCTAAACCAAAACTCACTTGATGAACCAAATTCCAAAAATGAAGCTGTAAAAGTTAATATAACTATACTCACAACCTCTCCAATAGAGCCTATCAACATACTTAGATTTAGCCATTTAACATCTTTGCCATACTCTTTAAAAAGAGTAAAAATCATACCAACACTCATTATAGGTATTATGATTATAAAAATTTTATTAAGATTTAAGGCAAAGGTTACAATACTAGAAAGAACATAAAGAAGTACGATATATAAAAGTCCTTTTTTTATAGTGTTTTTATCTGCGCTTAAAACAACTCTTAAATCTATTTCCATTCCGGCTAAAAACATCAAAAACAAAAAAGCCACATGGCTTACCATTTCAAAAGTTTCATTATGCTGTATAAAGCCAAAATATCCAGCCAAACTTCCAAGTAATATCTCAATTGGAGCAACCGAAATATTTAGTAACCTAGAAAAATAAGGCGATGAAAAAATTATAAAAGCTAAAGCTATTAATATAGAAAGTCCATCATGCATGTAATTATCCAATAATTATTATTTATAATAAAAGCAATTATTATATCTTATATAATTATAAATTTATATAAATTGATAATATTTCAAACTTTTAAATTATAAAATTTTAATTACTCTGTGATGGATAATATAATTACCAATTAGGATTTTAATTAACGTTACAATAATATATTATTATTTATGAATTGGATTTTATTACAATTAAAGATATATAATATAACTTCAAAAAATAATAAAACCCAACAAAAAACTAAAAAATATATCAATACTAATTAAAAAAAGTATCTGTATGTATATTTTCAAATGCAGCTTTTAAAGATAAGAAAAGCTTTGGATTTTCTTTTTCTAAGCTTGCTAATAGTGCCTTAGTCTCAGCTCTTGCATGAGGCATCTTGACATCAAATCTCATTGCAGGACAAGCCTCATCTCCAACAACTGTTAGATTGTTTCTTATAGCATTTTCCCTTAAAGCTCTTTCTCTAACAAATATAAAAGGCCTTATTACTTCTATCCCATTTTTTGCTTTATATTTTGGAGCAAGAGTTCTTAATGCACCATTGTATGTAAAATTCATAAAAAAGCTTTCAGCGGCATCATCGAGATGATGAGCTATAGCTAATTTATTGAAATTATTATTTATAGCATATGTGTATAGATATCCTCTTCTCATTCTTGAAAAAAAACTACAAAAACTAGAGTTTTGTCTAATCTTTTCTTTAGAAATTTCAAAGATAGAACTATCTATAACTTCATGTTCTATACCATGTTCGTTACAATGCTTAGTTAGATAATCGTAGTTTTCGCCCATACCATAGCTTAAAGTTACAGCCTTAAACTCAAATTTATCTGGCGAAACATTTTGTATATGCTTTAAGACATGAGCTAAGGCCAAACTGTCCTTGCCGCCGCTTAAACCTAACAAAATTCTATCGTTTTTTTGTATCATCTTATATTTGGCATTAGTTTTACCAACTTTTGATAACAATTTTTTACTAATATCAATCATAATTCTTCAACCATACTTAAAACAAACTCGGCACTAAGCTTAGCTGAACTTTTAAGAAATTCATCAAAATCAAACTCAGCACCGCCACCAGCCTCATCACTTATCGCTCTAAGCATAAAAAATGGAATACCTAACTGTTTGCAAACTTGTGCAACACTTGCACCCTCCATCTCAACTACATCCGCCTTAAATGTATCTTTTATCCAGTCTTTGATGGATTGTTTACATATAAACTGATCGCCTGTTGCTATAATTCCACTTTTTAAATCTATAGACTTATTGCCAGCAACTTTTTTAGCTATCTCGTTTAATCCATCATCTGTTTTGGTAAAAATTTCTATACCAGGAACATATCCATTTGGATGTCCAAAAGCTGTAATGTCGAGGTCGTGTTGGGCTAGTGATGTAGCATAAAACAGATCACCGATTTTCAAATCATCCCTTAAAGCACCAGCAACCCCTGTAAAAATGAGTTTTTGTGCTTTAAATCTTTCAATCATAATACTAGCAGTTATAGTGGAATTTACCTTGCCTATCTTAGAATAAGCCACTACTATATCTTTGCCTTTATAGTTTGATATATAAAATTTATTTGTAGCATACGATATAGTTTCATAATTTTCAAGAGATTCTAAAATAGGTGTTATTTCTTCTTCCATTGCTCCAAGAATCGCTATCATTTACCCTCCAAAAAATCAATCACTTCATCCATACTTTTTACATCTGTAATGCTTAATGTTGGCTTATTTGTGATTTTCTTATTCATTCCTTTTAATATATTAGAACCTATTTCAATAAAACAATCAACATTATTTTCAAAATTCTTAATACTTTGTTTATATAAAACAGGTGAGACTAGTTGCTGTTTTAGCAATCCTAAGGCATTTGTTTTTTCTGTGTATACATTTGCATTTGCATTTGAGACAACAGGCAAAAAAGAATCTTTTATATATAATTCAAGTTTGCCATATAGTTT
This genomic window contains:
- a CDS encoding tRNA dihydrouridine synthase produces the protein MIDFSKKVLFLAPLAGFSDLPLREVVKQFGCDVTVSEMISSNALVYENSKTLRMIQKSPLEDPYIVQIAGTDLDVVKKAVEILNKIDGIDGIDLNCGCPVPKVVRQKSGSALLQDLDHLKKVVEIIKNRSNKKTTSVKVRLGFNEKIPEKIAKACEEAGADYIAIHGRTRAGGYTQDVDYEAIARARRSVKIPVIANGDISFDNYKQVLDITDADGIMIGRASIGNPWIFSQIKNENQVSDSLKRDIILAHFDSMLKYYGDQGTVIFRKHLHRYSKGMDDAASFRNEINRIQQAELIKKRIEEFF
- a CDS encoding uroporphyrinogen III synthase HEM4, with amino-acid sequence MKTRSFIAYSFIYLLLVAAIVYVLNNGNYSINVFSYNLELPIAIWFVLPVALFAVLATLHIFYHSIGFYRYKHFIKRDTSLYNEFVKEIFLALPSNKEFRTEFHKTSSAVARILSPWGLYKNIEIDNPELDTVIKNVKSVKAGEIVDLKKYRLSKDNPLFIQNELNKIEKLKDYYLEILKRDSFNDLIDAAALNKLIECGSFADIRRYMLNSKETDYIVNVLQRYCDDDINMTSDEIYEILNNQGINQEQYLKAAMILKTKLKPESYKSMFEKIKHDHQNATKAYLYVLYELVLLDELREYLQGTDADDFAEIKILLFLKENNKNISSELFFK
- the dksA gene encoding RNA polymerase-binding protein DksA, coding for MTQNDLDYFKKMLEDRKWQIKKNISDAVQEVHGLRGSGVSDEMDIASINTDELIEQSISSKQKFELDEIDRSLSKIFNKTYGICEMCEEDISIARLKAKPHARYCISCREIVEKTSTK
- a CDS encoding 23S rRNA (pseudouridine(1915)-N(3))-methyltransferase RlmH; the encoded protein is MEISVFSIQKSRFGNFEEEIDSYIKMSSKYAKINDNIIFNDKIAKAQSIGQKEAYKAYDDIYLPSMRGFCVSLDERGKEFTSKEFAKIFDQNSDIKFFIGGAYGLSEEFKSKSNLVIRLSKLTMAHKIAKLVLFEQIFRGLCIKANHPYHK
- the accD gene encoding acetyl-CoA carboxylase, carboxyltransferase subunit beta, whose protein sequence is MSFIDIFSKIRKTQPDPKEAPSHWVKCDHCGALMYYKEVQSSYNVCPKCNYHMRLNPHDRINLICDEDTFVEFDSKLKPVDPLKFVDKKSYKKRILEGEDKTGRFSSVISGEAKCGGHNIQLVVFDFSFMGGSLASVEGEKIVRAIKRALEKREPLVIVSASGGARMQESTFSLMQMSKTSAALKLLDEAKVPYISILTDPTMGGVSASFAWLGDIIIAEPGALIGFAGQRVIKQTIGADLPEGFQRAEFLLEHGLIDAIVPRSEHKKYLSDIIDLLCKNDEI
- a CDS encoding 3'(2'),5'-bisphosphate nucleotidase CysQ family protein produces the protein MLFLAKQAAINAGFEILRHYNDFEVSLKKDKSPVTTADIASNNIIFKILEQTKIPICSEEKILTNNSDMFWLIDPLDGTSGFIEKSSEFCICISLVKNFTPILGVIFIPMTNELFYGSENGAFKEKLDNNYKVNSVINLNEIVCDKGIVYASHQSDDIKHNSLANKLGFRPQKLGSAIKFCRLAETSGIYLRMGPSSIWDNCAGDALMRSCGGIAIDVYTKEPMTYSVTKLKSPFFICISKEFIDKKDEILRHVFEV
- a CDS encoding citrate synthase; protein product: MKNTATLIDNRNGKSYEFDILKGTKGPDAIDISSFFSKTGMFTFDRGYTSTAMCRSSITYIDGLKGELMYRGYDIAYLAKNKTFLDVAYLLLNKKLPTKDEFDNFRYELKKRSYIHEGMMKIFDAFPSKAHPMAILQASVSALSAFYADHLNMDKPEEYREMAMRIIAKIPTIAAFSYRFSRGYPIIYPNLDRGFTENFLYMMRAYPYEHVDLKPIEIKALDTVFMLHADHEQNASTTTVRTVGSTHAHPYACISAGIGALWGWAHGGANEGVIRQLEEIGSVENVDKYIARAKDKNDPFRLMGFGHRVYKNFDPRAKVLKTMRDELIDEIGINSELIKVANKIEEIVLSDEYFVSRNLYPNVDFHSGLILKALGIPNDMFAVIFVIGRTPGWISQWMELKEQDTIKIVRPRQLYIGDTDKAPR
- a CDS encoding cation:proton antiporter, giving the protein MHDGLSILIALAFIIFSSPYFSRLLNISVAPIEILLGSLAGYFGFIQHNETFEMVSHVAFLFLMFLAGMEIDLRVVLSADKNTIKKGLLYIVLLYVLSSIVTFALNLNKIFIIIIPIMSVGMIFTLFKEYGKDVKWLNLSMLIGSIGEVVSIVILTFTASFLEFGSSSEFWFSIIYLIGFLLISSIGYKLLVVIFWWYPNLKVIFMPHYDKNEKDIRLSIALFFAMIALMIYLKLEIAFGVFIAGMFIATFFDHKKDLPHKLGSFGFGFLVPIFFVYIGTTLKLNNLLIGSVVTYAFFIVFLMLICRIVASLVFVRILSFKDMILYSLSQSMPLTLLVAFATIAHSAGNISDENYSSFILASLLQAIIMLVCIKIIANTKQKTEKKVLA
- a CDS encoding tRNA 2-thiocytidine biosynthesis TtcA family protein, whose amino-acid sequence is MIDISKKLLSKVGKTNAKYKMIQKNDRILLGLSGGKDSLALAHVLKHIQNVSPDKFEFKAVTLSYGMGENYDYLTKHCNEHGIEHEVIDSSIFEISKEKIRQNSSFCSFFSRMRRGYLYTYAINNNFNKLAIAHHLDDAAESFFMNFTYNGALRTLAPKYKAKNGIEVIRPFIFVRERALRENAIRNNLTVVGDEACPAMRFDVKMPHARAETKALLASLEKENPKLFLSLKAAFENIHTDTFFN
- a CDS encoding 5'-methylthioadenosine/adenosylhomocysteine nucleosidase, producing the protein MIAILGAMEEEITPILESLENYETISYATNKFYISNYKGKDIVVAYSKIGKVNSTITASIMIERFKAQKLIFTGVAGALRDDLKIGDLFYATSLAQHDLDITAFGHPNGYVPGIEIFTKTDDGLNEIAKKVAGNKSIDLKSGIIATGDQFICKQSIKDWIKDTFKADVVEMEGASVAQVCKQLGIPFFMLRAISDEAGGGAEFDFDEFLKSSAKLSAEFVLSMVEEL